A window of Sinimarinibacterium sp. NLF-5-8 genomic DNA:
GGGCGCGCTCAATCAGCGTGGGCGTCAGTTGGCGGTGAAGCCGTGGAAGGACATGACGGCGGATGAGCGGGCGCTGGTGGGGGGGGAGTCGTGAGTCCACAGGGGGAAATGGCGCGTTTGGCCCGATCTTTACACAGTTCCGTCACGACGCACAGGGCGCGATTGAACACTTACGCCAGCAGCAGACCGGCGAGGCGGTGGCCGCGCTGCATCATCCCGAAGTTGGGGATATTGATTTGGTGTGGGGGCGAGAAGGCACAGCCGCCAAGAATTACGAGGATGGCCACGGCATCGCCAAGATTGCCAAGAAGCACCCAGAGGTGTTGGGTGATTTACAGGGATTTGTTGAGGCGCTGTCGGTCAATCCGAAGAAGTCTGGTCAAACCCGGCGTGTTCTCGAATCCGACGATGGGAAGGCCGTCGTCGTGCTGGATTACAAGGGGGAGTCCAAGAAATGGCTGTTGACGGCGTTCAGAAAGGATGGCGCGGGCGCTGACACTACGATCGACACTGCCAGCATTACCCGTCGGGATGACACAGCTAGCCCGACAACCCGCGAGAATCAGACTACCCCAACCGCCGAAAGTTCGCCAGACGTTGGCGCGCAACGCGACACGTTATTGCCGGGTGATGTTTTTGAAACGCTCAGTGGTCGCAGTACAACGCCGTTTCCGAATTACAGCCTGGCTGCAAAGTCGAACGCGCAACTTCGCAAGGATGAAAAGGCTCAGCGGCAATGGCTTAAGGAGAACGCGATTGCCGAGGCTAAAGCCAATGGCGATGACTTCAACCTGTTGCAGTTTGAGCACCTGAATGTTGATCACTGGTCGAAAGCCGATGGTGATTCGGTCAATTTGTATTTGTTTGGCGATGAACAGGGACAGATTGCCGGTCGTTTGATCAGTGAAGACAAAGCGGCGCAGGGCAAGCAGACCAAGGCGCGTGACAGCAGTGCGGCGCGCGCTGAAAAAGCCAAGGCTGCGGAAAGTCAAGAAAAATCGGAGGGAATCCCTCGGAAAGGTCAGCCAGCACCGGCGCGCAAACTGGACTATGTTCAGGCGTCCAAGGTAGACACGCCCGCGCAAGGCAGCCTGAACGGGGCGCGTGACGGTAAGAAGTTGGCGCACAAGCTCATTCGGGAATTGCGGCAGCGCATCAAGGATGAATCGTTCCGGGCTGCGGCTGGAACTGATGAAAGCGGAGGATCCACACCGCGAATGGTTGCGGATGGAGCGTGACGCGCTCAACGCCATCGAGGCGCGCGCCAACGAGCTTGGACAAACCACGATCAGGGAATCGGCCAGCGCAAAAAATGCCGATCCGGCATTCAGCCGTGAAGATGCGGACAAACCGTCCGGCTCTACCGTCAACAGCATTGCAGCGGCGATCAAAAAAGCCTACGGCAACGTTCTGGACAAGCTGCAAGCCAATGGCCTGGTGACGCTGACGCAAACCCAAGATGAGGCGATTGAAGCGGCGGCGCGCGCGCGTGCCAAGGCCACTGGTGTGACGGTGGATGAGGCGCGGGCGGGATTGCGGGAGTCGTTCACGGATGACGGTGCTGATGGCATCGAGCCGCACTTCAGCCAAGACGGATCAATCCAAGGCTTCTACGACTCGGTATCTGGCAAGTCCTTCCTGATTGCCGACGGCATGACGGACGGCGCTGCGGCGGGGGTGCTGGCGCACGAGGTTGGCATTCACATGGCGGCGGATACCACCAGCGAACGTGGCAAGGCGGCGATGGATGATCTGATCGGGCGCGCGGCTGATTTGCTGGCAAACGATAACAGCGCGTTTATGGATGATGTGCGCCAGCGCATGGACGATGCCGGGGAGACTTCGGCAGAAGAAGCGGCGGCGTATATCGCTGAGGCTTATGAGGCTGACCGCGCAAACGCGCCAGCCAGTATCAAGCGTTGGGTGATGGACTTTGTTGCAGCGGTGCGCGGCTGGCTGTTTGCCAAGGGCGTGACGGTGCGCGCGGGTTCGCTGACGCCAGCCGATATTGCGGCGATTGCGCGGGCGAATGTGCGCCGGGCGGCCAATGCGCGTGGTGATGGTGATTCGCGCGGGGATGTGCGGCGGTCGATGGCGGATCATGCCGCCACAAAGCAAAACGACAATCGCTGGCGGGAGGCTGCAAAAGTTCTTTTGAAGTTGGCGAACGAAAAGGATTTATTCCAACAGCCGAAAGTGTCCTCATCCTCTTTTGCCGAGATATTGAATCAGATAGAGCCTAGCGCAAAATTGAAGAATGTTTCGCCTGATTCAGATGAGTTTATTGGCGACAAAAAAACACTACCAGAAGGATACGAGTTCGTCGGACAGCACACAGTCACTATGCCGTCAGGGGGGACAGCCTATGCGGTTGTGATGCGGCCTTTGGGCAAGGGAGCGCGACAGGTTTATGTTGATATATCCGATCTGAAGAGCGGTGCCGGGCGTGGTAACGCATTTTATGGTGCGGTGGCTGCATGGGCACACAACGCAAGGATGGAGTTTGTCCCAGACCCTAACGGATTATCGCGGTTAGGGGTACTGCGACGCACGGAGATGATGTTGTCATCGGCGCTCAAGTATGGGACGACGCGGCATTTAAAGCCGGACGACACGCAAACCGCCCCATTATTTGCTGGAATCCACCCTCTGAAGTGGGGGCGTAACGACATTTCAAATATCGCGCAACTACTTGAAACATCAGCTAATAATGTTACAAACTTCGTGCCTGAAACTGCCAATTTGCGGTATAATTTTGAGCATGGATACTACTACGACCAACAGACCAATGAGCGAGTTGGAGAAGCTCGCTTCGCGGAGCTCGCTGACGGAGCAAGAGCTGCTGAGGCGGGAATCGGCAAAGCAACGCTTAAAAGAACGGCTATCAGCCAGTCCTTGGTACAAGGAGAGGTTCGAGGGGCCGAACGGAGAGGCGTTTTTGAACGCATTGCACGGCAGTTGCATTCTGGCGGAGAACTGAACCCTGCCGTAAGAGGGGTTTATTACAGCCGTGACGGGGATGTGCGGCGGTCGATGGCGGATAACAGCGGTCAAGTAGGTGATTTTAATGGTAAAAATGGCGGGAAAGAGGTAAAATATACAGATGGAAAAAAAGATAGATACGCTGCCGCCGAATCTCGGCTTGTTCAAGGGCTATCCGCCGCAGGGATCTTCGAACGAGGAAGCGGACGCCTTGTTTCTCGCCAATCAGCGGAACAGGCCTCCCTCTACACGGATAACGGAAGCCGACCGCGTCCGCATGGAATACGAGCGCGATCAGACGCGCTTGACCGAGAAGAAGCCCGATTAATCGCCCGCGCCAAGTCCGAAGGGTTTTTTTGGAGCAAGGACACAGTCCGCGACATTGAGACGCTTCTTGGCAAGCGCACTACCAGCGGCACAGAGCACGACGTTTACATGGTCGGCGATGTGCCGAACAGGGTTGTTATCCGTAACACGGTCAAAGACAGTTACGGTTTTGCGCACACCTCCCCGGCGCAGTATCTGCAACGCTTGGCTGATTACAATCGGGTTTTCCCCCACCTTCAGGTTCGTATGCTGGGCGTTTCGCAAAATGCTCGCGGCAACGGTGTGGTCTGGACGGCGCAACCGTTTGTGGCAGGCCGGGAATATAAGAGTGATGCTGCGCTGCGCCGGGCGCTGGAAGCGCAGGGCTGGGAGCACTTGGGGGAGCTTGAATACCGCCATAAGCAAACCGGCGTGGTCATTGATGACGCGCACAAGGGCAATGTGCTGTATCGGGGCGGTGAGCTTTTTCCGATTGATGTGATTGTTACGCATATCCCTGACCGGTTTGGTGGGAGCGGCAATCCAGAGACGGCAACGCAACCGGACGCCGACAGCAGCGACATCCGCTTTTCCCGCGCCCGCGCCAAGCCAAACCCTGACCAGGTCAGCGAAAACGCGGATTTGAACGCAAAAATCCGTGAGTCGGACAAAACGCTGTGGGTGAAGGCGCAGACGGCGTATCAGCGGTTGATCCGCACCAATGGGTTGCTGCCGGGCGCGGTGTTTGATGCGCACCGTTTTGCTGAGCGGATGATCAAAGGTGATGACTTTGAGACGTCGGCAAGGATTGGCGCGCTTGAGGCGGCGGTGAAACACGACTATGGCAAGTCGATGGATGATTTGCCTGCCGAGACGCTGCGCTTGCTCAATGAGGCGACGATGGGGCGTTTTGATTTGAGCCAGGTCAAGCCGAACGTGCGGCGTGAGTTGAGTCACCCCAAACGAAATTCAAGCCTCCCTCCGAGTGATCGACCGGTGGCAGTGGCTGATCTCTACAGCCCTAGTTTGGTGGCAACATAGTCCACGTCTTTATCGCCTCGCCCGGAGAGATTCACCAAAATGTGTTGATCCCTGCCCAGTGTGGGTGCCTGACGAATTGCCCAGGCTACTGCATGGGCGCTTTCCAGTGCGGGGATGATGCCTTCGACGCGTGAAAGCCGCATATGAACGCGTCCAGAGTTTCCTGATCGGAAGCTGATTCGTAGTGCACGCGCCCTAAATCCTTGAGATAGCTGTGCTGGGGGCCGATTCCAGGGTAATCAAGCCCTGATGCAATGCTGTGCACTGCGGCGGGTACTCCGGGGGCATCTTCAAGCACGTAGCATTTCATGCCGTGGATCTCGCCCGGCTTGCCCATCGTCAGCGTTGCTGCGTGGCGGCCTGGCTTGTCCAGCCCTTCGCCTGCAGGCTCTACTCCGACAAGGGTTACGTCCTGATCCTTCAGAAAAGCCGTGAATAATCCGATGGCGTTGGAACCTCCGCCAACGCAGGCCGCGGCGAAATCGGGCAGGCGGCCGTGCCGGGTTAAAAACTGTGCGCGCGCTTCACGTCCGATGATGCTCTGAAAGTCGCGCACCATCATGGGAAAAGGGTGAGGGCCGACGACGGAGCCAATCGCATACAAATAATCGGCTGGATTATTCAGATACTCCTCAAATGCACTGTCTACGGCTTCTTTGAGTGTTGCGGCGCCGCGCGTAACCGGAACCAGCTTGCATCCCAGGATTCGCATTTTTGTGACATTGGGGTGTTCTTTTTCGATATCGACTTGTCCCATATGGATCTCACAAGGGATGCCGACCAGTGCACAGGCGGTGGCCAGCGCCACGCCGTGCTGGCCGGCGCCTGTTTCGGCGATGACTTTTTTCTTGCCCATGAACTTGGCCAGCAGTGCTTCGCTCAGGCAGTGATTGATTTTGTGCGCGCCGGTGTGATTCAGGTCTTCGCGTTTGAGATGGATTTGTGCGCCGCCGAGTTGATCCGATAGACGGCGCGCATGAAAAATCGGACTGGGGCGACCGACGTAATCAGCGTTGAGTTGGGCCAGCTCATCCTGGAACGCCTCGCGGTTTGAGATTTCGGCGTATGCGCGACTGATCTCATCCATCGCCTGCTTCAAATGTGGAGGAATCAGTTGGCCGCCGTAGGGGCCAAAAAACCATCGGCGGATGGTATCGGACCAAAATCTGGTGCAGCGCTCATCTGAAGGACTCCTTGAATCTGCAAAATGGGACGATGTAGATCATAAAGCCGAGGTGCCCCGGAAAGTAGCTCTTCTTCAATACCGGCACGCATGCGCGCAAGGGGGGGGCGGTTGCATCAATGATGCGATCGGCTATTGATCTTGCCATGTGTGGCTGGCGGTGCGGTATCACCCCAGAGGTCGAAACGAAAAAACCGCCACAAGGGGCGGTTTCCGGAATTTGGTCGGGGCGACAGGATTCGAACCTGCGACCTCTTGCTCCCGAAGCAAGCGCTCTACCAAGCTGAGCTACGCCCCGAACATCATGGGTGCATCATGCGGCGCGGGTCAGATTGAACCGTGCCAGTTGTTCCAGTGCCGTTTTGTATGACGAGTCGGGCAAATCGCGTAACGACTGGATAGCTGAAAGGCTGTGCTGTTCAGCGAGGGCGCGAGTGTACGGAATCGCGTCGGTGGATTCAACAATTTTCAGCACTTTGTCGATTTGATCGGCGCGGCCATGGGCGATTGCGTCGGCGATGATTACGGCGTCGGCGGCAGGTGCTGATTTCATGGCCTGAATCAACGGCAGGGTGGGTTTGCCTTCGGACAGGTCACCGCCGATGGCTTTGCCGCTGATTTCGGGGTTGGCCAGGTAATCCAGCAGATCATCGACGATCTGGAAGGCAATCCCCAGGTGGTGTCCATACGCGGCAATCTGATCTTGAACGGCTTGTGATTGTTCGGCGGCGATGGCGCCCAGGCGGCAGCCGCCTTCGAACAACCGCGCGGTCTTGAGTTCGATCACCTTCAGGTAGCGTGCTTCGTCAATCCCGGGGTCGCCGGCATTGAGCAGTTGCAGGACTTCGCCTTCAGCGACGGCATTGGTGGTATCGGACATCACGCGCATGACTTGCATGCGGCCACTGTCTACCATCATTTGAAAACTGCGTGAGTAGACAAAGTCACCCGCCAGCACTGCGCCGGCGTTGCCCCAGACGGCATTGGCGGTCTTGGAGCCGCGGCGCAGCCCGGATTCGTCTACCACGTCGTCGTGCAGCAGCGTGGCGGTGTGAATGAATTCAATGGTTGCTGCGTGCAGGATCGGTTCGTCACCTGAGCAGCCCAGCGCGCGCGCGCTCAACAGAACCAGGGCGGGGCGCAGGCGCTTGCCGCCTGCGGCGACAATATGCGCGCCGATATCGTTGATCAGCGCAACTTCGGAGTGCAGGCGTTGGCGGATAGTGTCATCGACGCGCCGCATATCGGCGGCGATCGGCGCTAGGATGTCGGAAAGATTCATGGCAGTAGCACGATACAAGTCGCCTGACCCTGGGTAAAAGAAGCGCTGCAAGGCGCGGGATGCTAGAGGGCAGGCGCTATCGCGTCAATCGTTCCACTTTGCTTGTCGGGCGCTGATGTTGTCAGAGTGGTTGACGATGATCCGGCCGGTCACTACAATTCCGCACTCTTTGCAGCCCGTCCTTGGGCGCATTCCTATTTGAGATGTGGAGTCAACCGATGTACGCCGTGATCAAAACAGGTGGCAAACAATATAAAGTCGCTGCCGGCGAACTGCTCAAAGTCGAAACGCTGGTTGCCGAAGTCGGCAATACGGTGTCATTCGATGAAGTGCTGATGGTTGCAGATGGCGACCAGATCAAGGTCGGTGCGCCAGTGGTTGCGGGCGCCACGGTGACTGCTGAGGTGGTTGCGCATGGCCGTGGTGACAAGATCCGGATCATCAAACACCGTCGCCGCAAGCACTATCACAAAGAGCAAGGGCATCGGCAGAACTTCACGCAAGTGAAGATTACTGCGATCCAGGGCGTATAAGGTTTGCTTGCGCACATTCATCCATATTTAAGGAGTAGCTCAAATGGCACATAAAAAAGCTGCGGGTAGTACGCGCAACGGTCGCGATTCAGAAAGCAAACGTCTTGGCGTGAAGAAATTTGGCGGCGAATCCGTCATTGCCGGCAACATCATCGTTCGCCAGCGCGGCACCCAATACCGTGCAGGCACCAATGTGGGGCTTGGTCGTGATCACACCTTGTTTGCAGTTGCCGATGGTAAAGTGGCGTTTGTTCGCCGTGGCGCGCAAAACAAGTTGCATGTGGATGTGGTGCCTGCCTGAGTCCCTGCGATAAATCGCAAAAAAGCCCCGGAAACGGGGTTTTTTTGTGCATTGATGCCTGATTTTTTGAGAATGTCGTGAAATTTGTTGATGAAGCCAAAATCCTCGTGGAAGGAGGTAAAGGCGGCAACGGCTGCATCAGCTTTTTGCGCCTGAAATATATGCCTTTTGGAGGCCCGGACGGCGGCGATGGTGGCGAAGGCGGCAGTGTCTGGGCCGTGGCCGAGCGCAACCTCAATACGCTGGCGGACTTTCGCTATTCCCGCAAGTTTCGCGCGGCCTCAGGGGTGCCCGGACAAGGTTCCAATCTGACCGGTGCTGCGGGGGTGGATCTGGAGATCCGCATGCCGCTGGGCACGCGCATTTATGACAATGCCACCGAAGAGTTGATTGGCGAGCTGACCGAGCCGGATCAGCGGATCAAGGTCGCGCAGGGCGGCTATCGCGGCTTGGGAAACCCGCATTTCAAATCCTCGACCAATCGCACGCCGTACAAAGCCACCAAAGGCGGCGCAGGTGAACTGCGTGAGTTGCGGCTTGAGCTGTCGCTGATGGCCGATGTGGGGCTGTTGGGGTTGCCCAACGCAGGTAAATCCACGCTGTTGTCAGTGGTCTCTGCTGCGCGCCCCAAGATTGCCGACTATCCGTTTACAACGCTGTACCCGCAGCCGGGCGTGGTGTCGATGGGGATGGGGCGTTCATTCACGATGATGGACATTCCCGGACTGATCGAAGGTGCTGCAGAGGGCGCCGGTCTGGGGGTGCGCTTCCTGAAGCATTTGCAGCGCACCCGCTTGCTGTTGCATCTGGTGGATGTGTTGCCGCCCGACGGCAGCGACATCATTGAAAACATCCGCACGATCAACGGTGAGCTGGCCGCATTTGGCCGTGACCTGTCGATGCGTGAGCAGTGGCTGGTGTTCAACAAGGTTGATTTGCTGCCGGCGGGTGATGCCGATGTGCTGATTGCCAAAACACTGAAAAAGCTCAAATGGAAAGGGCGCTGGTTTGCCATTTCGGGGGTCACTCGTCAGGGCTGCGATGCTGTGTGTGCAGCGGCAATGGAGTGGGTCGAGACCCATGCCGTACAGCCAGAAACGGATCAGCCCACGGGGTTTGAGGGCGCTTTTGAGTTGCCCGATGCCGGTGCTGCGCGCCGTGCGGCGCCAGAGGTGCCGTTGTTTGACGATGAAGACATCCCCAACAAGGATCTGGGGCGCGCGGTTGATCGCAGCACGCGCGCGCGTCGTCCCGCCCCACCGCGTCGTCCACGGGATTAATTCTTCAACTTGATTTTTGCCGGTGCGCTCATGCCTGTGACTCGCCAATCTCTTGCCGCCAGCCAACGCTGGATCATCAAGGTCGGTAGCTCTTTGGTGACGGCCAAGGGTGCCGGGCTCGATGCTCAGGCCATTGCCGATTGGTGCGCGCAGATTGCCCAGCTTCAACGCAGCGGCGTAGAAGTGGTGCTGGTGTCATCGGGCGCGGTGGCCGAAGGCATGGCAAGGCTGGGGCTGAAGAAGCGTCCCAGTGTGCTCTACGACTTGCAGGCTGCGGCGGCGGTGGGGCAAATGGGGTTGGTGCGTGCGTATGAGGTCGAATTTGAAAAACACGGCATTCATGCCGCGCAGATTTTGCTGACGCATGATGATGTTGCCGATCGTCAGCGCTATCTGAATGCGCGCGGCACGCTCAACAGTCTGCTGGCCTCTGGTGTGGTGCCGGTGGTCAATGAGAACGACACGGTCTCCACCGATGAAATCCGCCTGGGCGATAACGACACGCTGGGGGCGCTGACCGCCAATCTCACCCATGCTGATCTGCTGGTGATCTTGACCGACCAGGAAGGTTTGTTTGACGCCGATCCGCGCGAAGTGCCGCAGGCAAAGCTGGTCAGTGTGGGCGATTTGTCTGATGAGCGTCTGCTGGCGATGGCGGGAACCAGCAAAGGCGAGCTGGGACGTGGCGGCATGCGCACCAAACTCACGGCGGCTTACACCGCTGCACGCTCCGGTGCGGCCACCATCATTGCGCACGGGCGCAAACCCGATGTGCTGATGCGCATCCGTGCCGGTGAAGACATCGGCACTTTGCTGCGCCCTGCGCGTGGCGTCATGGCGGCACGCAAACGCTGGATTGCCGGACAGTTGCAATCGCGCGGGCGGCTGACGCTGGACGATGGCGCAGTGCGGGTTCTGCGCGAACGCGGCGGCAGCCTGCTGCCGGTAGGCGTGCGTTCGGCAGAAGGGCATTTCATGCGCGGGGATCTGGTGTCGTGCTACAGCCTGGATGGCGTTGAGATCGCGCGCGGGCTGGTCAATTACAACATCGACGATGCCCAGCGCATTCTCGGTGCCAAGACCGATGACATCACCCAGCGCCTGGGGCACGCCGGTGAGCCAGAACTGATTCATCGCGATAATCTGGTGCTCTGCGAGTCGCGCTGATGAATATCGCGGTTGTTGCGCAAACCACCGGCTTGTTGCTGCTTTCCAATGTTTTTATGACTTTTGCGTGGTATGCCCATCTGCGCGCGCTCAATAACAAACCGTGGATCATCGCCGCATTGCTGAGCTGGGGCATTGCCCTGTTTGAATACCTGCTGCAAGTGCCAGCCAACCGCATCGGTTACACCGCACTGAGTTTGCCGCAACTCAAGATTCTGCAAGAAGTCATCACGCTGACGGTGTTCGTGCCGTTTGTATTCTTCTACATGAAAGAACCGCTCAAATGGGATTACCTGTGGGCGGCGCTGTGCATGGTTGGCGCCGTATATTTTATTTTTCGCGCGTAGTGGCCTGTAGCTTGGGCGCGGGCAGCTTCAGCACCAGAATCCCGCGATCGGTTTGAATCAGCTCGCCGGTGACGGTGATGACATCCTTGCGCGTGGTGGGGCGAAAATCGGTGAGGCGGGTCTCATCACTGTGGCCGTTGATCCACAGGCAGGCGTCATCTTCATCCGTGAGCATCCAGTCCTGCTTGCTCAACGGCTGCAACCCTTTGCAACGGCCTTGATTTTGACGCGGGATTCCAGAAACGCTGATGCGCTGCCCGACAAAATCCGGCAACTGTGGCAGGGCTGCGGCCAGCGGCACCACGTCTTGACCCAGGGTGGCCGGCTTTGTGGCGCAGCCGGAGAGCAAAACGGTTGCGCATATGGCGATGAACCCAGCGGAGCAATAGTTTTTGGCAATCGTCATAACAGGGAAAATTGTGTTGAATTGATATTAATAATGATTATCATTTGTGATCTGACCTCTTGTGCCCGGCAGTCCACATCATGATCAAGACATTGAGCTTTGCGGTAATGCATTTCACGGTTGCATTTGTGGTGGTGTACCTGATGACGGGCAGCTGGGTCACCGGCGGGTTGGTGGCGCTGGTTGAACCCTGCGTCAACACCGTGGCCTACCACTTTCATGAAAAGTTCTGGCAGCGGCGGACGCTCGCCGATGATGCCGCAGCAGGATCGCTGACGCACGCTTTGCCCGCGATTTAAAGCGGCGTGACGCAGCCGGGTAGGGCAGCGCGCGCGCAGGTTTGTATGATGGCGGCTGATTTGCATGACGGCGAGATCGGCAGTGATGACGTTTGACGAATACCAGCAGCATGATGGTCTGGGGCTGGCGGAGTTGCTGCGCAAGGGTGAAGTGACGGCGGCAGAATTGCTGGATGTGGCGCTGGCACGCGCGCAGCAAGTCAATCCCAGACTCAATGCCATTGTGATGCCGATGGAGACGATCGCGCGCGCGCGCGCAAAAGAGCCGCTGGTCGGCCCCTTTGCCGGCGTGCCGTTTCTGCTCAAGGATCTGTTTCAGGAATACGCTGGCGTTGCGGTGTCCTATGGCAACAAAGCACTCAAGCGCATTGCCTATACGCCAATGCAGCACGCCGAGATCACCCGGCGCTGGCTGGCCGCCGGGGTGGTGGTCATGGGGCGCACCAACACGCCGGAATTTGGCGCCAAGGGAATCACCGAACCCGAAGCGTGGGGGGCTGCGCGTAATCCGTGGAATCTGGATCACACCCCGGGCGGTTCGTCGGGTGGCTCGGCGGCGGCGGTGGCCGCCGGGATCGTGCCGATGGCCGGCGCCAACGATGGTGGTGGCTCCATCCGCATTCCGGCGGCGTGCT
This region includes:
- the proB gene encoding glutamate 5-kinase; its protein translation is MPVTRQSLAASQRWIIKVGSSLVTAKGAGLDAQAIADWCAQIAQLQRSGVEVVLVSSGAVAEGMARLGLKKRPSVLYDLQAAAAVGQMGLVRAYEVEFEKHGIHAAQILLTHDDVADRQRYLNARGTLNSLLASGVVPVVNENDTVSTDEIRLGDNDTLGALTANLTHADLLVILTDQEGLFDADPREVPQAKLVSVGDLSDERLLAMAGTSKGELGRGGMRTKLTAAYTAARSGAATIIAHGRKPDVLMRIRAGEDIGTLLRPARGVMAARKRWIAGQLQSRGRLTLDDGAVRVLRERGGSLLPVGVRSAEGHFMRGDLVSCYSLDGVEIARGLVNYNIDDAQRILGAKTDDITQRLGHAGEPELIHRDNLVLCESR
- the rplU gene encoding 50S ribosomal protein L21 encodes the protein MYAVIKTGGKQYKVAAGELLKVETLVAEVGNTVSFDEVLMVADGDQIKVGAPVVAGATVTAEVVAHGRGDKIRIIKHRRRKHYHKEQGHRQNFTQVKITAIQGV
- a CDS encoding DMT family protein; protein product: MNIAVVAQTTGLLLLSNVFMTFAWYAHLRALNNKPWIIAALLSWGIALFEYLLQVPANRIGYTALSLPQLKILQEVITLTVFVPFVFFYMKEPLKWDYLWAALCMVGAVYFIFRA
- the rpmA gene encoding 50S ribosomal protein L27, which codes for MAHKKAAGSTRNGRDSESKRLGVKKFGGESVIAGNIIVRQRGTQYRAGTNVGLGRDHTLFAVADGKVAFVRRGAQNKLHVDVVPA
- the cgtA gene encoding Obg family GTPase CgtA encodes the protein MKFVDEAKILVEGGKGGNGCISFLRLKYMPFGGPDGGDGGEGGSVWAVAERNLNTLADFRYSRKFRAASGVPGQGSNLTGAAGVDLEIRMPLGTRIYDNATEELIGELTEPDQRIKVAQGGYRGLGNPHFKSSTNRTPYKATKGGAGELRELRLELSLMADVGLLGLPNAGKSTLLSVVSAARPKIADYPFTTLYPQPGVVSMGMGRSFTMMDIPGLIEGAAEGAGLGVRFLKHLQRTRLLLHLVDVLPPDGSDIIENIRTINGELAAFGRDLSMREQWLVFNKVDLLPAGDADVLIAKTLKKLKWKGRWFAISGVTRQGCDAVCAAAMEWVETHAVQPETDQPTGFEGAFELPDAGAARRAAPEVPLFDDEDIPNKDLGRAVDRSTRARRPAPPRRPRD
- a CDS encoding polyprenyl synthetase family protein; translated protein: MNLSDILAPIAADMRRVDDTIRQRLHSEVALINDIGAHIVAAGGKRLRPALVLLSARALGCSGDEPILHAATIEFIHTATLLHDDVVDESGLRRGSKTANAVWGNAGAVLAGDFVYSRSFQMMVDSGRMQVMRVMSDTTNAVAEGEVLQLLNAGDPGIDEARYLKVIELKTARLFEGGCRLGAIAAEQSQAVQDQIAAYGHHLGIAFQIVDDLLDYLANPEISGKAIGGDLSEGKPTLPLIQAMKSAPAADAVIIADAIAHGRADQIDKVLKIVESTDAIPYTRALAEQHSLSAIQSLRDLPDSSYKTALEQLARFNLTRAA
- a CDS encoding DUF2061 domain-containing protein is translated as MIKTLSFAVMHFTVAFVVVYLMTGSWVTGGLVALVEPCVNTVAYHFHEKFWQRRTLADDAAAGSLTHALPAI